The DNA sequence GTCAGTAAACGAATATAACAGATTGTTAGAAAAAATTGGAGAGGGAATATTTCCTTTTAAGACTCTCGTTAATAAAGAAGCTCATTTCCAGGGAATATTGAATGGAGTGTTTAGTTATTATAGTGACTTAAAATTACAAGAATCACCGGAAACTAGAGCATTAGTTTTAACTGAGTTTCAAACTGGTAGAGGGGAACGTATTGACATGCTAGTTCATGGTATTAAGTTTGTGGCTCAAGGTGGAAATGCTGAGGAGTACACTCCAATAGGATTGGAGCTTAAGACATCAAGGCAGGGTAAAGGAGCTAAAGCTCTGTTGAAGGAAGCAAATGACCAGATAAATAAAGAGTATGAAAAAGGTGTTACTTATAAAACATTAACAGATGGTGATGAGGTGAAATTTATCGGTGTTGTTTTCGACAAAGGAGCTCATAATGCAAATTCACTTATTTTAACAAGCAGAACAAACGAGGAAGGATTTATTTCTGTTGATGTAATTCATAGCTCAGAATATGTGTTGCTTGATGTAGGTCAATGCTCTGGAAGAAATAGACGTAGTATAGGTATGATCTGTGTAGACTCACGTGATGAAGAAGACATAACAGAAGAAGAAAAAGAACAATGTATTAAAGAGTTATTCAATGCTGACAAGGTAGCAGAAAGAGTAAAGAATATTGAGTTTTATGATCAGCTTTTCAAGGTTTCTCAGAAGATATCTGAAGGTGAAATTATAGACAAAAATGTTGAAGAAGCATTTGTAGCAAAGATTAAAGACATAGATCTGGATTCAATAGACCCAGAGATTAGAGATATTGTGAAGGAGATGAAAGAAGATAAAGAAGAAATAAAAAATATTCTAAGAAGCTCTGGATTAAAGGAAAAAATAGAGAGGGTGGCAGGAGATGCAGGCCTTACTTATAGAAAATTCTTAAATGATGAGAAGAGTGAATATCGCAATTTTATCAGCAGGATTACTAATAATAAAGAAGCCATGAATCATCTTGGTAGAGTAGGCAAAATATCTGGCTGGGCTATGCATGGTATGATGTATAGAAATCTTATAGGGGATATTATAAGTGATAATGCTAAAGGTGTAGCTATTAACCTAGGTTTTATTGGGGGTGGTCCAGTGCTTAGTAAACTTGCAGAAGTTACGTATGCAAAAGGAGAACTTCTTGCTTTAGGGGGTAGGCGCATAGGTAAACTTCTAAAAGCAGGATCATCTTTCCTTGGTCGTGCCACCTTAGGTTATATGATCTATGATTTGGTAAATCAGGTTAAAGCTTACAAAGCTGGTAATAAGGATGCTTTAGCAGGAATAGTAGGTGATGGTGTTGCTATAACAACAGATGTGGCAGAGATTGGCATAGAAGTCGCTGAAGTTTATGGAATATTAGAAGGTGTATCATCAATTACTGGGCCCATAGGAGCTTGTAGTATTTATAGGTGTAGATATTTACATGGCTGTGAAGACAGTTGAAAAAGAAGATGAGATTGTCCATTTAACAGGGTGGGAAAAGTTTAAAGAAGGGTGGCGTGCATTTCTTAATATTCCACCTAAAGAATATATAAAAGAGCTAATGGATGAGAAACAAATTGATGACCAGTTAGTTAAAGATGCCATTGAATTTTTAAAAAATTATACTGATATTAAAAGGTATGTTTTTCCTACTGAAAGATTAGTTAAGGTTAACTGCATAAATAGGCTCGTCCATAAAATGTTTTATCCTACTGACCCTGGAAGGAGTAGTGATGAATACGATGGAGGATGTCCTAAGAAAGAATCAATTTTTGAGACCTGTTCCCAACATAATGTGATAAGATGTGATGAAAAATTTAAGTTAGATGATAATAATGCAGCATTATTAGATGCTAAACGTAGTGATATAAAATGGAACAGAGCTAGGCCAGATAATCCAAGAGAAGGAGAGATATTTTGCCAACCTGGTTGTAAATCACATTGTGATTCCAATGAATATAAATCTGCAGATGGTCCAACTTATTTTTGTAAGGATGCAATAGGTTTATCTTATCAAGTTAACAGAACGGGGAATGGTACTTACTTTGCTTTAGGGAAAGGTAAAGATGAAGCTAGAGGATTTAAAGATAGCTCTAATATTTTCCGAGTAGAAGATGGAGATAAGAATTTTATCGGTGGTGATAAAGACGATTTATTTATCTTATATGGTGACAAAATTTATGGAATGTTAGATGGAGGTGGTGGAAACAATACTATAGATTTAACAAATTTTGCACCAGATGTCAGTGAGTTAAATATTGAATTAGGAAGATGTGGAGAAGTTCCGAAAGAAGGAATGTTATTGAATGTATATAACATAAGTATGATAAAGGCTAGAAAGGACAAGAGAGATACTATAATGTATTCCAATGCTTTTACACAATGTTATGTTGACGGTCAAGGCGGGAAAAATAAAGATAATCCTGATATTATTGAAGTTATGGATTGTTATTATGCGCAAATTGCAGTAAGGCCATATACTAAGGTTTATGATGATGCCAGCATAGGAAATTTTACCTACAATGTTTTTCCTGGGGTGGGAGATGCACAAGTTGAACTGCGTACTGATTTCTTTGACTATTATAAGAAGCACAGCAATTTTATTTTTGATTGTACTATTGCTGAGTTAAAAAGCATCAATATTCAAGGTAAAGATGTTACATTTAATCTCTCACTATCAGAGCCTGATGAGATGTTTAATCTTACTGTCTCAAATAATTATGATGCTAATGTCAATTATACATTCAGTGATAATACTAAAATAAAGATAGGTAAAGAAGGTAATTTATACGCACTACAAGCTACTGATAAACCGATTAGTGACATTATAAGGGATTATCCAGCTATAGCAGATAGGCTAAACATGACTATTACTGTAGAGCTTCATGATGAATTTGTTACTATTGGGCATGGAAAGAATGAGGTATTGTATAATGAACCTTCGCGTTGCAGCCACTTAATTGGAAATGGCGGTGAAAATGTATATGTGATTGATTCAAATTATGATTCAGTAAACATCTATGATGCTAATGAAGCAAGCTCAATCAATACATTGGATTTACGTGGAGCAGTGAAGTCATTACGAGATTGGGAAGATGCTGAATACATTGGACCGAAAATATCTGGGTATCCAAGAGATTTATCAATTCGTTTACAATATAGAAGCAGATCTGATTCAGAAAAATTAATAAGATTTCAATTTCCAATAAATTTAGTTAATGGCACAGATTGGTATAAGAAACTACATGTTATTTTAGATAGCGCACCGATGCAAATTAAATATAGTGAGAGTGAAGATGACTGGAATTTAGAACCAATACCTTTAATTTTTGATGAGAATACTAAAATTGCTGTTATAACGGTAAAAGATATAGAAGAGGGGAGTAAAATAATTGTACATAAACAAGCAGGGCAGTATGTTTTGTCTCGCTTAAGAAATGATTTGATGATAATTACTGATTCCAGTCTTGAGGAAAGCAATGCCTGTACTATGTTGTTTAGCAACTTTTATAAAGAACCAAAAATGGAAACTTTGTCCATTGAGTTCAATAATGTAACAATATCATTACAAAAAGAAATGGGTAATGTTAGCGATAGTAAGTTGATATTTTGCCCTAGTTCACTAAGAATGAATGAGACATTGAGTATTAATGGTAATGATTTACTAAATAACTATGACTGTCTTAAATTTGATTCAAATAAGATAGTTTTTTTTAAATCGGGTAATAATTTACTTTTATCATCAAATCAAGGAATATTATTAATAGAGAGTTATTATTCTGATGCTCATGAGAGGTGGGACTTACCAATAGAGTTGAATAATAATACAATGGAACCAGAAGAGTTTAAAGAAAGAGCTGGTAACCCAGGCCTTTTAAGATATTATCAGCCAAATGAGCAAGGTAGATTACAGATTTATCATAATCAACCTATTGACAAAAACCACATTGGCTTAGTTGATCTGAAAGATAAGTCTATACTGGATTTTGATATGAAGGTTATGGATGGCAGTTTGGTGTTATCATATAAAAACAACACCTTTGTAAAAGTAGAGAACTGGAATACTTACCAACCTGCAAGAGAAATGATATTTGCTTTTAAAGATGCAATAGTTTCTAATTCAAGATGTATAGCTTCTATTTGCAATCTGGAAGATGTTATAGAGGAGTTTAATAAAGAAAAAGCGGCTATTCTTCAATTGGGGAATGAGCTAGTTAATGCTATAGCACGAAACGACCTTGATAAAATTAAAGAGCTTCTTCTTGGCAAAAAAGTAAACGTAAACATTGATGATATTAAGAAAGATAATAATACACTACTAGCTTGGGCTATATGGGGAAAACGTTTTGAGGCTGCTGAGCTTCTGATTGATGGAGGAGCTAATTTTGATCATATTAGCAAAAATGTTAGAACAATTCTAGGTTTTGCTGGAGATAGGAAATACTTTGATATTGTGGAGTATTCAAAGAAAAAGCCTGAGGAAGAAAAACAAAAACCTGCACGACGCAGACGCCGTCATCATCATGGAGATCACAATCGTCATCATAATCATTTATCACGTAAACCTCTTGCCATGGATTTAAGTAATCAACCTAAAATAGCAACAAGCAATGCAGTAAGGTGGATAGGCGCTGATGTTCACACTAGGGACAGCCACGGTGAAACTCCTTTGCACTCAGCTGCTTGTTATGGTAAGCCAGAGGAAGTAAATTATCTTATAGGCAAAAGTGTATATATAAGTGGCAAAAATGGTGATGGTAAGACACCTTTTGAAGTGGCACTTGAACTTAATAGAATGGAAATAGCAAACCTACTTGCAATTGTGAAGGATAAGTATGGTTATACAGCTCTGCATTACGCTGAAAGAGAAGGTAATTTAAATTTAGCTAAGTTGCTTTTCAAGAATGGTGCTAATATTTACGCTAAAAACAATGATGGTTGGACACCTGTACAACTTGCTGCTAAATACAACAATTTAGATATGGTCAAATTTCATATAGAAAAAATTATAGAAAAGAATACTAACATTGAAGAAAGAAATAATAAGATTAATGCTAAGAATAATTATGGTTGGACAGTTTTACACTACGCTTATGCTTTTGGTACACCTGATATGGTTAACTTTCTTACTAGCAATGGTGCTGATGCTAGCGCTAGGACGAATCACGGTAAAACACCTCTGGAAGTGGCACGTGAGTATAGCAACCTAGAGGTAGTAAACTTTTTTGAGAGGGATGGAGAAAGTGCACGAAGATATAAGCGTCAAGGTGGTAGTATAGTTCAAAAGTTATCATTAGGTAGCATAGCCAACCAAAAATTAGAAGAGTTAAATTCCAAAGCACTGGATGAATTATTAGGTCAATTTAAATGCTTAGTACACCAGCAGCCTGATAGTTTGCGGCATAATAAAGATATACTACAACGTATTCTGCAAGAAAGTAAGGGAGTAGAGGCGTTGATATGGTTGATAGTAAGAGAGTATAGTATTTTATCGTTAGAATACTCTAATAGAACAAAGCGTTCATTATTAAAAGGCTTAGATGAATGTTTCAATACAGTTATTAATAAGAAGTTTGTCGTTCGTCTTGTGAAGTTACTAGAACATGACGATGTAGTACCAAGAGTAGAAAGGTTTATTAGAAAGCATAAAGTAGAGCTAAAAGGGAAAATATTTCGTAGTTCACAACAGCGTAGTCGTCGCAGCATTGAAGATGATAATTCTGCAATAGAAAGTACGAGCGGAACAAACAAGCTGTCTTCTTGGGTAAATGTTTTTGCTGATACTCTAGTAGGTGCTGTTAAAAGTATTTCTCAGTTTATTTCTTCTCCTTTTAAGCCGGCTATAGGTATGGAATCTTCTAAGGCTATTACAACTCAAGGTGCTGATATAAATGGTACGCTTCTTCTGCTAGATGTATTCGTAAGAAAGATTACAGGTCAAAAGTACATTTCTACAGTAGGTCAGTCTATATCTCCACTAGAAGCACAGGGTTATGCATTGAATATTATAAAGAGGTTTGAAAAAGTAGTAGAGCAAGCTGGATTAAAAAGTGGTTTATCAATGCATCGATTAAATATTGATTATATGAGAATGCAGAAAGAGATTACTAAAAAAGTCATGAGTGGTAAATTTAATGAGATTTTAGGTATTTTAAAATCATATATAGAGAAAGCATGTTCTGGTAAATTAAGTCTGAAGAAATTTGACAAGTTTATAGCTCAATTTAGTAAGGGGCTGCTAAATCAATCAATACAACAGATATTATACAACGGAGATGGTAGATTAGAAGTTAATAATATAGAAGAACAGCAAGGACCTAAGAGTTATTTAAATGATACTTCTGTTCAAGGCCATTTGACTCGGGATAAGGTTAAATTAATTTCTCAATCTCATCTACCGAAAGGCCAGTGATTTCAGCGATAACATCAATAGAGACACCAGCTTTGAGTGAGTTTTTAGCGACTTCAATTTTACCTTCAATTTTACCTTCAATTTTACCTTCAATTTTACCTTTTTGATGGCCGATGAGGATGCCTTCATGAAGTTTTTCTTCAAGACTAGATAAATAATCATCGGTACGTTTCTTAGCTTGGTCATAAGCAAGACGTTCTTCTTTACTCCAATTATATTGGTTTAACTCATCATAAGCCCTGCCAATAATTAAATCACTTCCTATTATTTTTTTTAGATCCTCTTCACTTGTTTCACCGGCGTGTTTAAAAAAATAACACCATTTCTCTATTATATTTTCTAATTGATCTTCTCTTTTTTTAAATTTAGGTAACTCTATAAAAGTAAAACTAAAGTCTTTGAGATCATGTTCAAAAGTTATCTTATCAAAAGTAACATGATCAGACTTATAAGCTAGCTTATTAGGAAATAAGATAAAGTCGGCAATGGCAATAAAGATAACGCCTTTAAGATCATGATACTGGTCACCTACATCAGCTTGACTTGAATAGGCCTTAGCGGCATAATATTGGGCACGTTTTTCAAAGCCAGTAGTTTTAGCGACTTGCATCTCAATTATTGTTTTTATCCCTGTAGAATCAACACAGAGAACATCAACAATGCTTTGCTTTTGAGAGGCAATGACAGGGTCTTGAATGGGACTGAGAAAGGAGACATCTTTAATCTTATTGTCATCGGTAAGACCTAGTATATCATTGAGAAAGTGAATAAGAATATCTTTATTTTTTTCGGTACCAAAGATACGGCGAAAAGCTATATCATTGCGAGCATCAAGAAACTTGGAAAGAGCCATGATAAGTTAACCTAGAAAGCATTAATAATTATACACAATTGTGAAGAAATATTCAACTAAAATTGAAACATAGAAGTTTTTGTATATCTTTATTTGGTAGTATTAACCTGTATAATATCTATTTCTGTATGTCAAACATCTCCATAAGGTACAAAATAGCACAAAAAGTAAGGAGCTGGAGGCTAAAGCGAGGATATACTCAAAAAGATTTAGCGGGAAAAATCGGTGTAACATATCAAATAGTACTACAATATGAAAAAGGAATACGTAAAATTTCGATTGAAAAGTTATATGCTATAGCAAAGGTATTATCGGTTGATATTATAGACCTAATTCCTGTATCAAATGAGAAAGCCTGCTTTAAAAATGAGGAACTAAATCTAATAAGAAAATATAAAACGATTAATAATCAGGAGTTACGTAGAATGTTTTGTTTACTAACCAAATTTGTTCAAGTTAGTGAGAAAAATAGTAAAAAAACGGAGAGAATAAAAATTGCAAAAGGTCTGGTTAAAGTAGGAGTTTCTGTCGATATTGTTGCAAAAACAATTGGTCTCTCTGCTGATGAATGTGTTGAAGAAAAAACGGGTTCTATCTACTACAAAATAGGGAAAAAGATAAAAGAATGGAGAGTGGTAAGAGAGTACACTCAAAAGGATTTAGCAGAGAAGATAGATACAACACGTGACGAAATAAGTAACTATGAGCAAGGAAGGACTGCTGTTCCACTGGGAAGATTATATGAGATAGCAAAGGCGTTATCGATTAATATCATGGACCTACTTGAATTAACAGAGGATACAGATGATAAAGTGGAAAATGAACTACCTGATTTAATAAAAGAATACAAAAAGATTGAAAGCCAAGTAATGCACTAATAAAATCTCTGCTTGAAAGCATACAAATTTGCGAAGAGAAAGTGAAAAGAGCAGAAAATTGCAAAGAACTTAGTTAAAAAAGGAATTTCTACCGATATTATTTTACAAATAACAGGCCTCTCTTTAGACGAAATTCAACAGATTTAAAATAAAAAATCAGTATATATTAATATCTTAACTTCTTGATGAAAAAATAAGTAAAAAAGATTTAAAAATTGATTTGACTTCACTCGAAAGCTATGGCTCTATGCCAATGCTGATAAAAAAACAGCAGTAAATATTTAAAAAAAATTTGTTGTTAGTGAAGGGTAAATTATATGAATAATAATAAGAATAAAGAAGAAATAGAATTCAGAATATTAGAAAGCAAAGGCAAAGCACTACTTGATCGTGAAATCAATGGAGACGTTTCTAAGTGCAGTATATGAAAGGCCACAAGCTCAAGAAATTGCTAAAAATCTGGTGAATACCTATACGGGAGTAGGAAGGATTTTAGGTAGAGAAATGGATGACCTGAAAGTTATAGAAGGAGTAACTGATTCTGCAGTAGCAGTGATTATGTGTGTTAAGGAAACACTAGAAAGAGTACTGAGAGAAAAACTTAAGAGTGAGCCAATAATGGACTTGCAAGGGCTAGTAGAGTACTTGAACGTAAGTATAGGCCACTCAGAAAGGGAATGTGTAAAAATACTGTACTTGAATAAAAGGCGCCAATTAATCGGAGAAGAATCCTATATTGGTGAAATGGAAAAAGCACCGGTATACATAAAGGAGATTACAAGAAAAGCATTAATAAAAAATGCAACATCAATAATAATGTCACATAACCACCCTGGGGGAAGTTTAAAACCTTCAGAAGAAGATCAAGCAGTAACAAAGAGCCTAGCAGCAGCATGTAGTACTGTAAGCGTTAGATTGTTTGACCACATTATCATCACAAGTGCAGGGTATTTTAGCTTTAGAGAAAGTGGATTGTTATAGCAAAAAGAAAGAATTTAGCTTCTAAACTGATTAAGAGAAAGTATTTGCAAATCTACTTATATTAATTTATAATGAGTAATATAATGTATAACAACTATACACTTAGAAAGTATATTTAATAGCGGAGGCTAATATGGGTAATAAGATAATTGTACCTTTTGATGACAAAAAGGGAGGTGTTTACGAGTTAAACATTGATCTGGATAGATTATCGAAGGGTGAGATGTTAAATGCTATTGTAGGAATTGGTCGTGCTAACCAG is a window from the Wolbachia endosymbiont of Armadillidium arcangelii genome containing:
- a CDS encoding ankyrin repeat domain-containing protein, encoding MKTVEKEDEIVHLTGWEKFKEGWRAFLNIPPKEYIKELMDEKQIDDQLVKDAIEFLKNYTDIKRYVFPTERLVKVNCINRLVHKMFYPTDPGRSSDEYDGGCPKKESIFETCSQHNVIRCDEKFKLDDNNAALLDAKRSDIKWNRARPDNPREGEIFCQPGCKSHCDSNEYKSADGPTYFCKDAIGLSYQVNRTGNGTYFALGKGKDEARGFKDSSNIFRVEDGDKNFIGGDKDDLFILYGDKIYGMLDGGGGNNTIDLTNFAPDVSELNIELGRCGEVPKEGMLLNVYNISMIKARKDKRDTIMYSNAFTQCYVDGQGGKNKDNPDIIEVMDCYYAQIAVRPYTKVYDDASIGNFTYNVFPGVGDAQVELRTDFFDYYKKHSNFIFDCTIAELKSINIQGKDVTFNLSLSEPDEMFNLTVSNNYDANVNYTFSDNTKIKIGKEGNLYALQATDKPISDIIRDYPAIADRLNMTITVELHDEFVTIGHGKNEVLYNEPSRCSHLIGNGGENVYVIDSNYDSVNIYDANEASSINTLDLRGAVKSLRDWEDAEYIGPKISGYPRDLSIRLQYRSRSDSEKLIRFQFPINLVNGTDWYKKLHVILDSAPMQIKYSESEDDWNLEPIPLIFDENTKIAVITVKDIEEGSKIIVHKQAGQYVLSRLRNDLMIITDSSLEESNACTMLFSNFYKEPKMETLSIEFNNVTISLQKEMGNVSDSKLIFCPSSLRMNETLSINGNDLLNNYDCLKFDSNKIVFFKSGNNLLLSSNQGILLIESYYSDAHERWDLPIELNNNTMEPEEFKERAGNPGLLRYYQPNEQGRLQIYHNQPIDKNHIGLVDLKDKSILDFDMKVMDGSLVLSYKNNTFVKVENWNTYQPAREMIFAFKDAIVSNSRCIASICNLEDVIEEFNKEKAAILQLGNELVNAIARNDLDKIKELLLGKKVNVNIDDIKKDNNTLLAWAIWGKRFEAAELLIDGGANFDHISKNVRTILGFAGDRKYFDIVEYSKKKPEEEKQKPARRRRRHHHGDHNRHHNHLSRKPLAMDLSNQPKIATSNAVRWIGADVHTRDSHGETPLHSAACYGKPEEVNYLIGKSVYISGKNGDGKTPFEVALELNRMEIANLLAIVKDKYGYTALHYAEREGNLNLAKLLFKNGANIYAKNNDGWTPVQLAAKYNNLDMVKFHIEKIIEKNTNIEERNNKINAKNNYGWTVLHYAYAFGTPDMVNFLTSNGADASARTNHGKTPLEVAREYSNLEVVNFFERDGESARRYKRQGGSIVQKLSLGSIANQKLEELNSKALDELLGQFKCLVHQQPDSLRHNKDILQRILQESKGVEALIWLIVREYSILSLEYSNRTKRSLLKGLDECFNTVINKKFVVRLVKLLEHDDVVPRVERFIRKHKVELKGKIFRSSQQRSRRSIEDDNSAIESTSGTNKLSSWVNVFADTLVGAVKSISQFISSPFKPAIGMESSKAITTQGADINGTLLLLDVFVRKITGQKYISTVGQSISPLEAQGYALNIIKRFEKVVEQAGLKSGLSMHRLNIDYMRMQKEITKKVMSGKFNEILGILKSYIEKACSGKLSLKKFDKFIAQFSKGLLNQSIQQILYNGDGRLEVNNIEEQQGPKSYLNDTSVQGHLTRDKVKLISQSHLPKGQ
- a CDS encoding Rpn family recombination-promoting nuclease/putative transposase — its product is MALSKFLDARNDIAFRRIFGTEKNKDILIHFLNDILGLTDDNKIKDVSFLSPIQDPVIASQKQSIVDVLCVDSTGIKTIIEMQVAKTTGFEKRAQYYAAKAYSSQADVGDQYHDLKGVIFIAIADFILFPNKLAYKSDHVTFDKITFEHDLKDFSFTFIELPKFKKREDQLENIIEKWCYFFKHAGETSEEDLKKIIGSDLIIGRAYDELNQYNWSKEERLAYDQAKKRTDDYLSSLEEKLHEGILIGHQKGKIEGKIEGKIEGKIEVAKNSLKAGVSIDVIAEITGLSVDEIEKLI